In the Candidatus Bathyarchaeota archaeon genome, one interval contains:
- a CDS encoding monomethylamine:corrinoid methyltransferase produces the protein MNSVNFFEVLKRASSGPIVSEKEFNILVFKKLKEVVKEYDIKFDGETPVPFDDSLADDVFKAALDFYADVGTYCMDTERIIKFTEDEIKEGLKNAPHKAFFGEGKEAKTFIPRKPESKETPWCHVGAGIAVSSEEIHSKLVEGYASIPEADSISVPALAFIEGVSIREPPIEFYGALKMLASAKEALRRAGRPGLPILNLVSTAASQIAGIAASAAQFGLTSSNGWLVPTYPELKIGNNELCKIAYLLSWGANIGAEYSPLIGGYSGGPEGTAVVFVANCIQGILVLKSTYQLAWITNVIDRCSTTKDAIWALAVSGQAISRNISFPVIQFHYQAAGPATKMLLYEVAAGMIEIVASGQAIETAHPARAVEIDYVTPLEMKFSVEIAHAAAGMKRTMANEIVKELLEKYENNIKNAPKGKKYQECFDLKTGKPTEEYLRIYNEVKKELKDIGIPFE, from the coding sequence ATGAACTCTGTTAACTTCTTTGAAGTTTTAAAACGCGCTTCATCAGGTCCCATAGTTTCTGAAAAAGAATTTAATATACTGGTTTTTAAAAAGCTTAAAGAAGTTGTGAAAGAGTACGATATAAAATTTGATGGTGAAACCCCAGTTCCTTTTGATGATAGTTTAGCTGATGATGTATTTAAAGCTGCTTTAGATTTTTATGCTGATGTAGGCACTTATTGCATGGATACTGAGCGTATAATAAAATTTACAGAGGATGAAATTAAAGAAGGCTTAAAAAATGCTCCTCATAAAGCTTTTTTTGGAGAAGGAAAAGAAGCGAAAACTTTTATACCTAGAAAACCTGAAAGCAAAGAAACTCCATGGTGTCATGTAGGTGCTGGAATAGCTGTATCTAGTGAAGAAATTCATTCAAAGTTAGTTGAAGGATACGCTAGCATTCCTGAAGCAGATTCTATAAGCGTTCCAGCATTAGCTTTTATAGAAGGTGTTTCAATAAGGGAGCCTCCAATAGAATTTTATGGTGCTTTGAAAATGTTAGCTTCAGCTAAAGAAGCTTTAAGAAGAGCCGGTCGTCCAGGCTTACCGATTTTAAATCTTGTTTCTACAGCGGCCTCTCAAATAGCTGGAATAGCTGCTAGTGCAGCGCAATTTGGCTTAACATCTTCTAACGGATGGTTAGTTCCCACTTATCCAGAATTAAAAATTGGAAATAATGAGTTATGTAAAATAGCTTATCTGCTTAGTTGGGGAGCAAATATTGGTGCTGAATACTCGCCGTTAATAGGTGGCTACTCTGGTGGACCTGAAGGAACAGCAGTAGTGTTTGTTGCTAATTGCATTCAAGGAATACTAGTTTTAAAGTCTACTTATCAACTTGCTTGGATAACAAATGTTATTGATAGATGCTCAACTACTAAAGATGCCATATGGGCTTTAGCTGTAAGCGGTCAAGCAATAAGCCGAAATATATCTTTTCCAGTTATTCAATTTCATTATCAAGCAGCCGGTCCAGCAACTAAAATGCTGCTTTATGAGGTTGCTGCAGGCATGATTGAGATAGTGGCTTCAGGTCAAGCTATAGAAACAGCGCATCCAGCTAGAGCTGTAGAAATAGATTATGTAACGCCGTTAGAAATGAAATTTTCTGTAGAAATAGCTCATGCAGCAGCAGGAATGAAAAGAACAATGGCAAACGAAATAGTTAAAGAACTACTAGAAAAATATGAAAATAACATTAAAAATGCTCCTAAGGGAAAAAAATATCAAGAATGCTTTGATTTAAAAACAGGTAAACCTACCGAAGAATACTTAAGAATATATAATGAAGTGAAAAAAGAGCTTAAAGATATAGGTATCCCATTTGAATAA
- a CDS encoding ATP phosphoribosyltransferase regulatory subunit — protein sequence MKDFPPKEAYIFRHIEKKLREAFELWGYTEVIPSTIAFAEDLSLGIGSKLIDSMFKFQDLDGKIIALRAEATIPTVRVLTSELSPTPKPIRLYYILNVFRRVIDRPGRFREFWQAGVELIGRKDSEADAEVLTLLTEALNSLGLTNFRIDVSHAAILKEVVNELNLNPQEKEELFAIAGYKDYSRFESFLENKRCPLKLALILKKLFKCFKISDLKDVLKEAESYQAIKKALVNLLEINEAAENLGVKELFFDFALTKEIEYYSGVIFEASLPTLGFPIAGGGRYDELLKKFGEDLPATGFAIDVTECFKAIKNQSLLNSYRKTVVLEVSSLKLGGEFASKLRENGVATILESTKPIDQIKMIAKSCKANAIIKLDNDYALVINVKTGKEKKLSINEALKFILKEES from the coding sequence ATGAAGGATTTTCCACCTAAAGAAGCCTACATTTTCAGGCATATAGAAAAAAAGTTAAGAGAAGCATTTGAGCTTTGGGGATATACGGAGGTAATTCCCTCAACAATCGCGTTTGCAGAAGATCTCTCTCTAGGTATAGGCTCAAAGTTAATCGATAGCATGTTTAAATTTCAAGATTTAGATGGAAAAATTATTGCTTTAAGAGCTGAAGCAACAATTCCAACTGTTAGAGTTTTAACAAGCGAATTATCTCCAACGCCTAAACCAATTAGATTATATTATATACTGAATGTTTTTAGAAGGGTTATTGATAGACCTGGCAGGTTTAGGGAATTTTGGCAAGCTGGAGTTGAATTAATCGGAAGAAAAGATTCTGAAGCTGATGCTGAAGTTTTAACACTTTTAACTGAAGCTTTAAATTCTTTAGGTTTAACAAATTTTAGAATAGATGTAAGCCATGCAGCTATTTTAAAAGAAGTTGTAAATGAATTAAATTTAAACCCTCAAGAAAAAGAGGAGCTTTTCGCGATAGCGGGCTATAAAGATTACTCAAGATTTGAAAGCTTTTTAGAAAATAAACGATGCCCTTTAAAGCTGGCTTTAATTTTAAAAAAGCTTTTTAAATGCTTTAAAATTTCAGATTTAAAAGATGTTCTTAAAGAAGCGGAAAGCTATCAAGCTATAAAGAAGGCTTTAGTAAATCTTCTCGAAATAAATGAAGCTGCAGAAAACCTAGGAGTAAAAGAGTTATTTTTTGATTTTGCTTTAACTAAAGAAATAGAGTATTATAGCGGGGTAATTTTTGAAGCTTCTTTACCAACTTTAGGTTTTCCAATCGCTGGAGGCGGAAGATATGATGAATTGCTAAAAAAATTTGGCGAAGATTTACCAGCAACTGGATTTGCAATAGACGTTACAGAATGCTTTAAAGCAATTAAAAATCAATCATTATTAAATAGCTATAGGAAAACTGTTGTTTTAGAGGTTTCATCTTTAAAGCTTGGGGGTGAATTCGCTTCAAAATTAAGAGAAAATGGAGTTGCAACAATTCTAGAATCTACAAAACCAATAGATCAAATAAAAATGATAGCGAAAAGCTGCAAGGCAAATGCTATAATAAAATTGGATAATGATTATGCTTTAGTAATAAATGTGAAAACTGGAAAAGAAAAGAAGTTAAGCATTAATGAAGCTTTAAAGTTTATTCTTAAGGAGGAGAGTTAA
- a CDS encoding ACT domain-containing protein, whose product MELSKIVRLDSKGRILIPSSIRAGLGLCKGMYLMIYANLNNKEARLIPFADSKAKLINFKMTLSDAPGALAKAASTLANYGVDLLSSESRTIQRGKIAEWNAIGDISKCKLNLKELKKALEKEASAKNIQFKKLSLD is encoded by the coding sequence ATGGAGTTATCTAAAATCGTTAGGTTAGATTCTAAAGGTAGAATATTGATTCCTTCAAGCATTAGAGCTGGATTAGGTTTATGTAAAGGTATGTATCTGATGATTTATGCAAATTTAAATAATAAAGAAGCGCGATTGATTCCTTTCGCTGATTCTAAAGCTAAGCTTATAAACTTTAAAATGACGCTTTCAGATGCGCCTGGAGCTTTAGCTAAAGCCGCTTCAACTTTAGCTAATTATGGTGTAGATTTACTTTCAAGCGAATCAAGAACTATTCAAAGAGGGAAAATCGCTGAATGGAATGCTATAGGTGATATATCTAAATGCAAGCTTAACCTTAAAGAGTTGAAAAAAGCTTTAGAAAAAGAAGCTTCAGCTAAAAATATTCAATTCAAAAAGTTATCTCTTGATTAA
- a CDS encoding corrinoid protein, producing MSSKEEILNKVVLDLFSYDVDGIRVDVEKALEKGFSPLEVINALSNGMREIGDKFARLELFLTDLMMAGDTMKAALEILLPKIPKDKAVSKGKIVIGTVKGDIHEIGKNIVSAMLTASGFEVYDLGKDVPASRFLEEAEKFKANIIGASALMTTTIPALKDLIEYVKAKGLRNKYKIIVGGGPVTKEYAEEIGADAYAENAVEAVKTIKNLIEK from the coding sequence TTGTCTTCTAAAGAAGAGATTTTAAATAAGGTTGTTTTGGATTTGTTTAGTTATGATGTTGATGGTATTAGGGTTGATGTTGAAAAGGCTTTAGAAAAAGGTTTTTCGCCTTTAGAGGTTATTAACGCCTTATCTAATGGTATGCGTGAGATTGGTGATAAGTTTGCTAGGCTTGAGCTTTTCTTAACTGATTTAATGATGGCTGGTGACACGATGAAGGCTGCTTTAGAAATATTACTGCCTAAAATTCCTAAAGATAAAGCTGTAAGTAAAGGCAAAATTGTTATTGGAACTGTTAAAGGGGATATTCATGAAATAGGCAAGAATATTGTTTCAGCCATGTTGACAGCTTCAGGTTTTGAAGTTTACGATTTAGGGAAGGATGTTCCAGCTTCAAGGTTTCTTGAGGAAGCTGAGAAATTTAAAGCTAATATTATAGGCGCTTCAGCATTAATGACAACAACAATACCCGCCTTAAAAGATTTAATAGAATATGTTAAGGCTAAAGGCTTAAGAAATAAATATAAAATAATAGTTGGTGGAGGACCAGTAACAAAAGAATATGCGGAGGAAATAGGTGCAGACGCATATGCGGAAAACGCTGTAGAAGCCGTTAAAACAATAAAAAACCTAATAGAAAAATAG
- a CDS encoding phosphotransferase, producing MINELTNIKSIIKENYDLGEVIKTEKLSSGYVNVSYIIETSKGRYFLRRYRDNARRNEVNFEHELINHLINSGFQKTPRLLKTKTGKTYVSKFEKRNNYKKIVFYALFEFAIGEDKYTWYYPYCNILELKDAAKTLAEYHIHVKGFKPKSKKKTLPLDKLIFNLRKEFENLSKKADETDFCKLFLSNKDKLKEKSIKIYKELKAIGYATLPKIVVFGDFHLGNLKFKDNKVTAMYDFDWVKWDARAYDVAYAIYYTCGVWGEKGENAIDVNKALEFFKAYQKTFIEKGKSNALNEMEIKALPALIKAVNLFLIHWDISDFYAGDKNVSEYLKFLIHDLDLMDWLTVNKINFNQEITF from the coding sequence TTGATAAATGAATTAACCAATATAAAAAGTATTATTAAAGAAAATTATGATTTAGGTGAAGTGATTAAAACTGAAAAGTTAAGCAGCGGCTATGTTAACGTTAGCTATATTATTGAAACTTCTAAAGGAAGATATTTTTTAAGGCGTTATAGAGATAACGCTCGAAGAAACGAAGTAAATTTCGAGCATGAGCTTATAAACCATTTAATAAATTCAGGATTTCAAAAAACTCCTCGTTTACTTAAAACTAAAACCGGTAAAACTTATGTATCTAAATTTGAGAAAAGAAATAATTATAAAAAGATAGTGTTTTACGCGTTATTTGAATTTGCAATTGGTGAAGACAAGTATACATGGTATTATCCATATTGTAATATTTTAGAGTTAAAAGATGCTGCTAAAACTTTAGCTGAATACCATATTCATGTTAAAGGATTTAAACCTAAATCAAAAAAGAAAACGCTTCCACTTGATAAATTAATTTTTAATTTAAGAAAAGAATTTGAAAATCTTTCTAAGAAAGCTGATGAAACAGATTTTTGCAAACTATTTTTAAGCAATAAAGATAAGCTAAAAGAGAAAAGCATTAAAATTTATAAAGAGTTGAAGGCAATAGGTTACGCTACCCTGCCTAAAATAGTTGTTTTTGGAGATTTTCATCTTGGAAACTTAAAGTTTAAAGATAATAAAGTAACAGCTATGTATGATTTCGATTGGGTTAAATGGGATGCTAGAGCCTATGATGTTGCTTACGCCATTTATTATACATGCGGTGTTTGGGGTGAAAAAGGAGAAAATGCTATAGATGTTAATAAAGCTTTAGAGTTTTTTAAAGCTTATCAAAAAACCTTTATTGAGAAAGGGAAAAGTAATGCTTTAAATGAAATGGAGATAAAAGCTTTACCAGCTTTAATAAAAGCGGTAAACCTTTTCTTAATTCACTGGGATATTAGCGATTTTTATGCTGGAGATAAAAATGTAAGTGAATACCTAAAATTTTTAATTCATGACTTAGATTTAATGGATTGGTTAACAGTTAATAAAATAAATTTTAATCAAGAGATAACTTTTTGA
- the hisC gene encoding histidinol-phosphate transaminase, giving the protein MKLLIRPEVEEVKPYDVKDLLEIKSLKTIVKLDLNENLFTSNREIKKIVEKAIKKLDFRFYPKPYGKEAIESIAEFYNLKEEKIFVANGSDDLLDKISKTFIPKGSNIIINEPTFNMYSFFVKLYGGEKREVLLKPNFQLDVNSILSKCDSKTSMVIICSPNNPTGNQFSIEDVEKILKDFDGLVVVDEAYVDFGDFSIINLVEKYENLIVLRSFSKSFGLASIRAGFAAADEKVVNYLMRVSGPFSVNSITQKIIKIALEEWSLFKRKIKCIIKEREWLFNELKKIDGVTPFPSKANFILFKINKNDLSIESICSKLKRLGVYIKDRSKDPLLEKCLRVTVGTRKMNIKFTSELKKVLKEDS; this is encoded by the coding sequence ATGAAGCTTTTAATCAGACCTGAAGTAGAAGAAGTTAAACCATATGACGTTAAAGATTTACTTGAAATAAAAAGCTTAAAAACTATCGTTAAATTAGATTTAAATGAAAACTTATTTACTTCAAATAGAGAAATTAAGAAGATTGTTGAAAAAGCAATTAAAAAACTTGATTTTAGGTTTTATCCAAAACCTTACGGAAAAGAAGCTATAGAATCCATAGCTGAATTTTATAATTTAAAAGAGGAAAAAATATTCGTAGCTAATGGCTCAGATGACTTATTAGATAAGATTTCAAAAACTTTTATTCCCAAAGGAAGCAATATCATAATTAACGAGCCTACTTTCAATATGTATTCTTTCTTTGTAAAGCTTTATGGTGGAGAAAAAAGAGAGGTTTTATTAAAGCCAAATTTTCAATTAGATGTGAATAGCATTCTAAGTAAATGTGACTCCAAAACATCAATGGTTATTATTTGCTCGCCCAACAATCCTACCGGAAATCAGTTCAGCATAGAAGATGTTGAAAAAATTTTGAAAGACTTTGATGGTTTAGTTGTTGTTGATGAAGCCTACGTAGATTTTGGAGACTTTTCCATAATTAACCTAGTTGAAAAATATGAAAACTTAATTGTTTTAAGGTCTTTTTCTAAATCTTTTGGTTTAGCTTCAATTAGAGCAGGGTTTGCAGCAGCTGATGAGAAAGTGGTTAATTATTTAATGAGGGTTTCAGGACCTTTTTCAGTGAATTCCATAACTCAAAAAATTATTAAAATAGCTTTAGAGGAGTGGAGTTTATTTAAGAGAAAGATTAAATGCATTATTAAGGAGAGAGAGTGGCTTTTTAATGAATTAAAAAAAATAGATGGAGTAACTCCTTTTCCTTCAAAAGCAAACTTTATTCTATTTAAAATTAATAAAAATGATTTATCAATTGAATCTATATGCAGTAAACTTAAACGCTTAGGAGTTTATATAAAAGATAGAAGTAAAGATCCTCTTTTAGAAAAGTGTTTAAGAGTTACTGTTGGAACTAGGAAAATGAATATTAAATTTACTTCTGAATTAAAAAAAGTTTTAAAGGAAGATTCTTAA
- a CDS encoding APC family permease — protein sequence MAEKGVFIRKASGLVREVAPIDAWIYNCLTMGWLSVIAYNVVVNVAIFPGGNHSAAILMTAVLGTFMWTTYIFITTAMPRSGVDWIAQSRFISPWVAAPIVIGDFFYLVYWDVWAYWFVTFLGLQPFLTVLGAAANNPSISQFGEWLITSKGLFIVGMIYLFLMGWQLALPIRLFAKIQRGLMFFATLAIIVMYAVFAMTPNSVFIQRFNLFAEAFGAGPDYYHAVIQKASEVTNLNPGFRWYDQIGLMVLIWSLLGWAFWSAQLSGEIKGADKLKVQNFIMNGSGWATAIAWLIAWLLISRSAGEEFMKAAGFLGLSGEWELPVAPYLAGYLAGATMAPGFGTLIIVVLLILALGLVCNGYQVYYNTMVGPIRMFFAMAFDRALPDVFSRVHKRWHTPVYVIWLACAVAAIQIYVSAYAPEVAPVFLPAALSSGCIPYFFTSLAGALMPYTGKPIYEASPAAKFKLGPIPLITITGGISCIFNATMAYYWLTVPELGINPASMVFVLIAYIVGFVYYVFWRTYRKRQGINLDLAFKVIPPD from the coding sequence TTGGCTGAGAAAGGTGTTTTTATAAGAAAAGCAAGCGGATTAGTAAGGGAAGTAGCTCCAATAGATGCTTGGATATACAACTGCCTTACAATGGGTTGGCTGTCTGTTATTGCCTATAATGTTGTAGTAAATGTTGCTATATTTCCTGGTGGAAACCATAGTGCAGCTATACTTATGACTGCTGTGCTTGGAACATTCATGTGGACAACCTATATATTTATAACAACTGCTATGCCTAGAAGTGGAGTTGATTGGATTGCTCAAAGCAGGTTTATAAGCCCATGGGTAGCTGCACCAATAGTTATAGGAGACTTTTTCTATTTAGTCTATTGGGATGTTTGGGCTTATTGGTTTGTTACATTTTTAGGTTTGCAACCATTTCTTACAGTTTTAGGCGCAGCTGCAAATAATCCTTCAATAAGCCAATTTGGTGAATGGCTTATAACATCTAAAGGCCTCTTTATAGTTGGAATGATATATCTGTTTCTAATGGGGTGGCAGCTTGCTCTGCCTATAAGGCTTTTCGCAAAAATTCAAAGAGGGTTAATGTTTTTTGCAACGCTTGCAATAATAGTTATGTATGCTGTTTTCGCGATGACGCCGAACTCGGTTTTTATTCAACGCTTCAACTTGTTTGCTGAAGCTTTTGGTGCTGGACCAGATTATTACCATGCGGTTATACAAAAAGCTAGTGAAGTAACTAATTTAAATCCAGGCTTTAGATGGTATGATCAAATTGGCTTAATGGTTTTAATTTGGAGCCTTTTAGGATGGGCTTTTTGGAGTGCTCAACTTAGTGGAGAAATAAAAGGAGCTGATAAGCTTAAAGTTCAAAACTTTATAATGAATGGTTCAGGTTGGGCTACAGCTATAGCATGGCTTATAGCTTGGCTTTTAATATCTAGATCAGCCGGTGAAGAATTTATGAAAGCTGCTGGATTTCTAGGTTTAAGCGGTGAATGGGAACTGCCTGTGGCACCTTATTTAGCTGGTTATCTTGCAGGTGCTACTATGGCCCCTGGATTTGGAACTTTAATAATCGTTGTGCTTTTAATACTTGCTTTAGGCTTGGTTTGTAATGGATATCAAGTTTACTATAATACTATGGTTGGCCCCATTAGAATGTTTTTCGCTATGGCTTTTGATAGAGCTCTTCCTGATGTATTTTCTAGAGTGCATAAAAGATGGCATACACCTGTATATGTTATTTGGTTGGCTTGCGCTGTAGCTGCTATTCAAATTTACGTTTCAGCTTATGCGCCTGAAGTTGCACCAGTATTCCTTCCAGCTGCGCTTTCAAGCGGATGCATACCATACTTCTTTACATCTTTAGCTGGAGCCTTAATGCCTTATACTGGAAAACCGATTTATGAAGCTTCTCCAGCAGCTAAATTTAAGCTTGGTCCAATACCGTTAATAACAATTACTGGTGGGATTAGCTGCATCTTTAACGCTACAATGGCTTATTACTGGCTTACGGTTCCAGAGCTTGGAATAAACCCAGCTTCTATGGTTTTCGTATTAATAGCATATATTGTAGGCTTTGTTTATTATGTTTTCTGGAGAACATATAGAAAAAGGCAGGGTATAAATCTAGATTTAGCATTTAAAGTTATTCCACCAGATTAA
- a CDS encoding metallophosphoesterase, with protein MPFFGKKKSEEKITKILFATDVHGSEPTFKKFINAGKIYEVDALILGGDITGKMVVPIIEQADGIYKSYFLGQEQKAKNKDELPYLEKRILTTGFYPLHVTQKEYEELEANEEKRKKIFDELMRERLKNWMEIAEERLKGTNIICYITGGNDDEQEVVELIKDTEHVKNPDGKVVRIDDVHEMASLGWGNPTPWNTPRECDEEELKRKIEEMISKIKDMENAIFNFHIPPKDSELDTAPKLDTTVYPPKPVFEGAQMVFYGAGSEAVKEAIEKYQPLLGLHGHIHESKGTRKIGRTLCVNPGSEYGEGILRAALITIADKKVVNYQFVSG; from the coding sequence TTGCCTTTTTTCGGTAAAAAGAAAAGTGAAGAAAAAATAACTAAAATTCTTTTTGCTACAGATGTGCACGGATCTGAACCTACATTTAAAAAATTTATTAACGCTGGGAAAATCTATGAAGTTGACGCGCTTATTTTAGGTGGAGATATAACAGGGAAAATGGTTGTTCCAATAATTGAGCAGGCTGATGGCATATATAAGTCATATTTCTTAGGACAAGAACAAAAAGCTAAAAATAAAGATGAATTACCCTATTTAGAAAAAAGAATTTTAACAACAGGTTTTTACCCCTTGCATGTAACTCAAAAAGAGTATGAAGAACTTGAAGCTAATGAAGAAAAACGCAAAAAAATATTTGATGAATTAATGCGGGAACGCTTGAAAAACTGGATGGAAATCGCAGAAGAACGGCTAAAGGGAACAAATATTATCTGCTATATAACTGGAGGAAATGATGATGAACAAGAAGTTGTTGAACTTATTAAAGATACTGAGCATGTTAAAAATCCTGATGGAAAAGTAGTGCGTATTGATGATGTTCATGAAATGGCAAGCTTAGGTTGGGGAAACCCAACTCCTTGGAATACCCCAAGAGAATGCGACGAAGAGGAGCTTAAAAGAAAAATAGAAGAAATGATTTCTAAAATTAAGGATATGGAAAATGCTATATTCAATTTTCATATTCCACCCAAAGACTCGGAGCTTGATACAGCTCCAAAACTTGATACAACAGTTTATCCACCAAAACCAGTTTTTGAGGGAGCCCAAATGGTTTTTTATGGTGCTGGAAGCGAAGCTGTTAAAGAAGCTATAGAAAAATATCAACCACTGCTTGGTTTACATGGCCATATACATGAATCTAAAGGCACCAGGAAAATTGGAAGAACATTATGTGTTAATCCTGGAAGCGAGTATGGGGAAGGAATATTAAGGGCTGCGTTAATAACTATAGCTGATAAAAAGGTAGTAAATTATCAATTTGTATCTGGATAA
- a CDS encoding ATP phosphoribosyltransferase has product MENCFRVALPSKGRLKAPALKILEKAGLKVKEQERTYILKTSDSEFEVVLARAFDIPLYVQYGAATLGITGHDIILEREADVYEVSDLKFGKCKLVLAVPIEANLNNAVELPLNARVATEFPNLTRKFFDSLKKPIEILTVRGSAELTPKLGLADAIVDLSTTGETLRKNGLKEIEVILESTARLICNKIAYRSFNKIKEFIEKVDEIVKRNEAFNQT; this is encoded by the coding sequence ATGGAGAATTGTTTTAGAGTAGCTTTGCCTAGCAAAGGTAGGCTTAAGGCTCCAGCCCTGAAAATTCTTGAGAAAGCTGGATTAAAAGTTAAAGAACAGGAAAGAACATATATCTTAAAGACTTCAGACTCAGAGTTTGAGGTTGTATTAGCTAGAGCTTTTGATATTCCTCTTTATGTTCAATATGGAGCAGCAACCTTAGGGATAACTGGACATGACATAATTTTGGAAAGAGAGGCAGACGTGTATGAAGTTTCAGATTTAAAATTTGGAAAATGCAAGCTTGTACTAGCTGTGCCTATAGAAGCTAATTTAAATAACGCTGTTGAGCTTCCATTAAACGCTAGAGTAGCTACAGAATTCCCAAATTTAACAAGAAAATTCTTTGATTCATTAAAAAAGCCTATTGAAATTTTAACAGTTAGAGGAAGCGCAGAATTAACTCCAAAACTTGGTTTAGCAGATGCTATAGTGGATCTTTCAACAACAGGAGAAACATTAAGAAAAAATGGATTAAAAGAAATTGAAGTTATATTAGAGTCTACAGCTAGGTTGATTTGCAATAAAATTGCTTATAGAAGCTTTAATAAAATTAAAGAGTTTATTGAAAAAGTTGATGAGATAGTGAAAAGAAATGAAGCTTTTAATCAGACCTGA
- a CDS encoding monomethylamine:corrinoid methyltransferase, whose product MPPISFIEVLNRSLTGPVSSEKEFDYKVGMKLRELVKKYDIKYNPENPIPSDNSLADDVFKAAVEFYTDVGTYCMDTERRITFTEDEIKEGIKNVPHATLFGEGNEAKFFSARTLESSEHPWCHVGAGIAVSSEELLVKLVEAFASIPETDSVSVPTLTEVDGVPIRTPPLEVYGSIRMIALAHEAMKRAGRPGLPILNLVSTAASQIAGIAATAPQFGIKPTDGWLVDAFPDLKMYNDVLTKAAYLLNWGANIGACYTPLIGGYSGGPEGTAIMSVAYSINGIMVLKSRYQLYYVSNIVNGSSSSRDALWALSVSAQAISRNIKVPIIHLSYQAAGAATEMLLYEITAAILASVASGISVESNHPSKAVLTDHIIPMESEFYCKVAHAVTGMKRSEVNELAKILLLKYEKDLNNPPKGKKYQECYDVKTGKPKEEYLKFYKVMEKKIIDLGIQIE is encoded by the coding sequence TTGCCTCCTATAAGTTTTATTGAAGTTTTAAATCGAAGCTTGACAGGTCCAGTTTCATCAGAAAAAGAGTTTGATTATAAAGTTGGCATGAAATTAAGAGAGCTTGTAAAAAAATATGATATTAAATATAATCCAGAAAACCCAATCCCATCTGACAATAGTTTAGCTGATGATGTATTTAAAGCAGCTGTAGAATTTTATACTGATGTAGGCACTTATTGCATGGATACCGAGCGAAGAATAACATTTACAGAGGATGAAATTAAAGAAGGAATAAAAAATGTGCCACATGCAACCCTTTTTGGGGAAGGAAATGAAGCAAAATTTTTCTCTGCTAGAACGCTTGAAAGCTCTGAGCATCCATGGTGTCATGTAGGTGCTGGAATAGCCGTATCCAGTGAAGAACTATTAGTAAAACTTGTTGAAGCTTTTGCAAGCATTCCTGAAACTGATTCCGTAAGCGTTCCTACATTAACTGAGGTTGATGGCGTTCCTATAAGAACACCGCCATTAGAAGTTTATGGATCAATAAGAATGATTGCTTTAGCTCATGAAGCTATGAAAAGAGCCGGTCGCCCAGGTTTACCGATTTTAAATTTAGTTTCTACAGCAGCTTCTCAAATAGCTGGAATAGCTGCAACAGCTCCTCAATTTGGGATAAAACCAACAGATGGATGGCTTGTAGATGCTTTCCCAGATTTAAAAATGTATAACGATGTTTTAACTAAAGCAGCTTACCTGTTAAACTGGGGCGCAAATATAGGTGCATGTTATACACCATTAATAGGTGGATACTCTGGAGGACCTGAAGGAACAGCTATAATGAGTGTTGCTTACTCGATAAACGGGATAATGGTGTTAAAATCAAGATATCAACTTTACTATGTTTCAAATATAGTAAACGGTTCATCAAGCAGTAGAGACGCTCTTTGGGCTTTATCAGTTAGCGCGCAAGCAATAAGCAGAAACATTAAAGTACCTATAATTCATTTATCTTATCAAGCTGCTGGAGCTGCTACAGAAATGCTATTATATGAAATTACAGCAGCTATATTAGCGTCGGTGGCTTCCGGCATCTCAGTAGAAAGCAACCATCCATCTAAAGCTGTGTTAACCGATCATATAATCCCTATGGAATCTGAATTTTATTGTAAAGTTGCGCATGCTGTTACTGGCATGAAAAGAAGTGAAGTAAATGAACTTGCAAAAATCCTATTACTTAAATATGAGAAGGATTTAAATAATCCGCCTAAAGGAAAAAAATATCAAGAATGTTATGATGTTAAAACAGGTAAACCAAAGGAAGAGTATTTAAAATTCTATAAAGTTATGGAGAAAAAAATTATTGATTTAGGAATACAAATTGAATAA